Within the Syntrophorhabdales bacterium genome, the region AAGGTTCGCCAGTAATAGGAGGAGACAGATCATCAACACGAAGGCTACCCGGGACAACTTAGCACCAATCATCACTACCTCCCTGCTTGTTTGTGTTTTAACGAAACCAACTCGGTTCACTATTCATTATCACTCCCAACCTCGCAATTCAACAGAATTCAAATTGCCAGATCCCATTGACTATTCGCATGGACTTACTAGATTACAGGTAAAGCAAGCTTGATTTCGTACTCTTCTGCGAGAAGGTGAGCGTATGGTAAACAAACTAGCCGGAATCTACGAAAAGAAAATAAGACCCCGAGTGAAGAAGATTGTTATTGGACTCGTTATCTTCTTTGCCCTGTTCACCCTCGTGGGGTTTTTTGTTCTGCCTCCCGTAATGAAATCCGTCTTGATCAAGGAACTCTCCAAGAATCTCCATCGGGAAGTAACCCTCAACCAGATCAGGATCAATCCCTACACTCTTTCCGTAACCGCAAGAGGATTAACGATCAAGGACCGGGCCAGTGGCGAGACGTTCGTATCCTTCGACGAGCTCTTCTTGAATCTGGAGAGCCTTTCCATCATCAGAATGGCTCCGGTCCTTAAAGAACTCCGGATCACCAGGCCCTACGTAAGGATCACCCGTAACCAAAACCTCTCCTACAATTTCTCAGATTTACTGGAGGAGAACAAGCCGGCTCCGGAGAAAACCAAGTCCAAACCCTTACGCTTCGATCTGAATAACATCAGCATACAGGACGGGAGCATCGATTTTCTAGACGAACCAGAGAACACAAAACATACCGTCAGAGACTTGAAAATTGGCGTCCCCTTTCTGTCGAACATCCCTTCCTATGTGCAGAGGTTCGTGGAGCCGCATTTCTCAGCGAGGATTGACGATGCTCTCTACACCATCCAGGGTCAAACAAAGCCGTTCGCCGATTCTCGTGAAACCTCCGTTGATGTCGCTATCAAGGGTTTCAATATACCGTACTACCTGGCGTATATCCCCATGAAGATGAAGTTCAGGCTTGTTTCGGCGTCAATGGATACAGACGTAAAGATATCTTTCATTGAGACGAAAGGAAGAGATCCCGCTCTCACCGTCACAGGCAATGTCTCCTTGAAAAACATGGCCGTGGACGATGAAAAAAACAAGCCGCTCTTCAGACTCCCCCTGCTCGATATCTCCATTGCCCCGTCAGAGCCCCTTTTGAGGACCGTTCACCTGTCGAAGGTGTCGATCACTTCGCCAGAATTTGACATCCAGCGTGATGAAAAGGGGGTCCTCAACACGCAGTTGTTTCTCTATGAGAAGGGCAAAGAAAGGATTGCCGCTAGAAAAACCGAGGAGGCACCACCCCTGTCGCTGGAGATCGATGCGATAGTGCTGTCAGGGGGGAAAATCTCTTTTACTGACCTTTCCAGGAGTAAGCCCTTCAAAACGATTTTCGACCCGATCGACCTGAAGATTGACCATTTCAATAACGGCAAGGACAAGAAATCAGCCTATGCACTATCCCTCAAAACCGAAGCCAATGAAACCATCAAAGACGAGGGTGAGTTTTCCGTGGAGCCTCTGTGGTCCGAAGGCGTGGTGGCGGTCTCTTCCGTTTCTCTCAAGAAGTATGGCCCCTACTACAAGGATGCCATCCTCTTCGACATCGAAGACGGCCGCATCGACCTTGCAACCCGATACAGATATGCAGGAGGTGGAAAGGAACCGGAGATCAGTCTTTCGGGGATGTCTGTTACGCTCAGGGATCTCCGCCTCAGGAAGCCAGGGGAGCAGCGGGACTTTGTCAAGATTCCGAATTTCTCCATCAATGAAACAGATGTGGATCTGACAAAAAGAGAAATCGGCGTGGGAAGATTCTCCACAGAGAAAGGTGAACTCCTCGTCAAACGGTTGCGTAACGGCGATGTGAATCTCCTCACGCTGACTCCGCTCCCATCAACTCCAAAAGAGCCAGCAGGAAAACCAAATACCAGGGAGACTCCTGGCGAGTCTGAGAAACAGTGGCTTGTCACCCTAAAGCAGATGCTGATCGATAAGTACATTGTTCGTTTCGAGGATGAGACGACTCCAAGCCCGGTCGTGTTGAGCGCCCAGAACGTGAGGTTGAAAGGAGAGAATATTTCGACCGCGAAGAGGAGCAAGGGAAAGCTTGACCTCTCTTTCCTTCTGAATG harbors:
- a CDS encoding DUF748 domain-containing protein, which produces MVNKLAGIYEKKIRPRVKKIVIGLVIFFALFTLVGFFVLPPVMKSVLIKELSKNLHREVTLNQIRINPYTLSVTARGLTIKDRASGETFVSFDELFLNLESLSIIRMAPVLKELRITRPYVRITRNQNLSYNFSDLLEENKPAPEKTKSKPLRFDLNNISIQDGSIDFLDEPENTKHTVRDLKIGVPFLSNIPSYVQRFVEPHFSARIDDALYTIQGQTKPFADSRETSVDVAIKGFNIPYYLAYIPMKMKFRLVSASMDTDVKISFIETKGRDPALTVTGNVSLKNMAVDDEKNKPLFRLPLLDISIAPSEPLLRTVHLSKVSITSPEFDIQRDEKGVLNTQLFLYEKGKERIAARKTEEAPPLSLEIDAIVLSGGKISFTDLSRSKPFKTIFDPIDLKIDHFNNGKDKKSAYALSLKTEANETIKDEGEFSVEPLWSEGVVAVSSVSLKKYGPYYKDAILFDIEDGRIDLATRYRYAGGGKEPEISLSGMSVTLRDLRLRKPGEQRDFVKIPNFSINETDVDLTKREIGVGRFSTEKGELLVKRLRNGDVNLLTLTPLPSTPKEPAGKPNTRETPGESEKQWLVTLKQMLIDKYIVRFEDETTPSPVVLSAQNVRLKGENISTAKRSKGKLDLSFLLNGKGAVSTAGSISTEPLSADLKIGLRGIDVAPFQPYFADKVKLTVTG